One genomic region from Myripristis murdjan chromosome 7, fMyrMur1.1, whole genome shotgun sequence encodes:
- the LOC115361670 gene encoding tripartite motif-containing protein 16-like has translation MAQRGIQPDSAKFCCSICLDLLKDPVTLPCGHSYCMSCIKDCGDGEEHKEIYSCPQCRQTFTPRPVLVKNTMFAELLEEMKKMGLQAAPPDLCYAGPGDVACDVCSARKLKALKSCLVCLASYCEQHLQPHYDSAPFKKHKLVEATVKLQENICSRHDEVMKIFCRTDQQCICYLCSMDEHEGHRKVSAAAERTERQEELGLSRQKIQQRIQDTEKDVKVLQQEVEAISRSADKAVEDSEEIFTELIRLLEKRRSEVKQQIRSQQEEEVSRAEEVQEKLKQEIAELRRKDAELEQLSHTQDHIHFLQNYPSLSCLSESTHSPSINIRPLSYFEDVTAAVSELRDKLQELLSEEWSKISLTVTGVDVLLPQPEPKTRAEFLQYSCHITLDPNTAHTRLSLSEGNRKATLMAKEQSYPSHPDRFTGCWQVLSRESLTGRCYWEVERKGLVFIAVSYQDISRTGNRDECVFGFNEKSWTLICSNMNCDFRHNNIRTEIPLPVSSRVGVYLDHRAGILSFYSVSETMTLLHRVQTTFTQPLHAGLWLYGNGATAEFC, from the coding sequence atggctcagcgaggaattcagccggactcggcaaagttttgctgttccatctgtctggatctgctgaaggatccAGTGACtcttccctgtggacacagctactgcatgagctgtattaaagactgcggggatggagaggagcacaaggaaatctacagctgcccgcagtgcagacaaaccttcacaccgaggcctgtcctggtgaaaaacaccatgtttgcagagttactggaggaaatgaagaagatgggactccaagctgctcctcctgatctctgctacgctggacctggagatgtggcctgtgatgtctgctctgcgaggaaactgaaagccctcaagtcttgtctggtgtgtctggcctcttactgtgagcagcacctccagcctcactacgATTCAGCTCCATttaagaaacacaagctggtggaagccaccgtgaagcttcaggagaacatctgctctcgtcacgatgaggtgatgaagattttctgccgcactgatcagcagtgtatctgttatctctgctccatggatgaacatgAAGGCCACCGcaaagtctcagctgcagcagaaaggaccgagaggcaggaagagctcgggctgagtcggcaaaaaatccagcagagaatccaggacacagagaaagacgtgaaggtgcttcagcaggaggtggaggccatcagtcgctctgctgataaagcagtggaggacagtgaggagatcttcactgagctgatccGTTTGCttgagaaaagaaggtctgaggtgaagcagcagatcagatcccagcaggaagaggaagtgagtcgggctgaagaagttcaggagaagctgaagcaggagatcgctgagctgaggaggaaagacgctgagctggagcagctctcacacacacaggatcacatccattttctacagaattacccctcgctctcatgcctcagtgaatctacacactcacccagcatcaacatccgtcctctgagctactttgaggatgtgactgcagctgtgtccgagctgagagacaaactacaggagcttcttagtgaggaatggtccaagatctcactgacagtgactggagtggatgttctactgccacaaccagagcccaagaccagagctgagttcttacaatattcatgtcacatcacactggatccaaacacagcacacacacgtctgtcattatctgaggggaacagaaaagcaacattaaTGGCAAAAGAAcagtcatatcccagtcacccagacagatttactggATGTTGGcaggtcctgagcagagagagtctgactggacgttgttactgggaggtggagcGGAAGGGGCTAGTTTTTATAGCagtctcatatcaggatatcagcagaacagggaaCAGGGATGAATGTGTATTTGGATTCAATGAAAAATCTTGGACATTGATTTGTTCCAACATGAACTGTGACTTCAGACACAACAATATCAGAACTGAAATcccgctccctgtgtcctccagagtgggagtgtacctggatcacagagcaggtattctgtccttctacagcgtctctgaaaccatgactctcctccacagagtccagaccacgttcactcagcctctccatgctggacttTGGCTTTACGGTAACGGAgccactgcagagttttgttag